GTCGAAGCGGATCGGGACTCTTTTCTTGATCCCCACTATGCGAAAGGCCTCTTTCTCTTCCATCCGATAGTTCATTTCTTTTCCCCCTTTAACGGTTAACTGGAAGGTCATCGGCGGATAGGATTTAAGCGAATGGCCGTTATTTCTCGCCTCTGATGGTGTAATGCCGTGCAGTTTCTGAAAGGCTCTTGCAAAAGCGTCCGGCGAGCTGTATCCGTATTTGACCGCAATATCTATGACCTTTACGCTGCTTCCTTGAAGCTCAAATGCCGCCAGAGTAAGACGCCTGCGCCGGATATATTCCGAAAGTGTAATGCCGGCAAGGAAGGAAAACATTCTTCTAAAATGAAAATCGGAGCAGCAAGCCGCCCTTGCCGCTTCCTTGAAGTCGATGTCGCCGGCGATATTTTCCTCGATATATCTCAACGCTCCATTCATACTTTTGAGCAAATCCATGGTTATGACCTCCTCTCATTAATAAATTAACTGAAAATGAACAGGTTTATCCGACATTTTGTGCCTGAATTTGCAGGCAAGACTGCCCGCAAGGTAAAGCCTTGTCTCTGCAAGCATGTTCCAAAACCTTTCATCCTTATATTTTAAAAGGCAGACGGCGGAACTCCACCATCTGCCCTGATTTTTGACGCGTTGTGCGGTGTGGAATCAAGCTCCCGACACGGACAATGAGCCGATTTTGAGCGTCGGAGAGGTGCAGCTGCCAACAAACCGCGGGTCATTTCCGATCGTCTCGATCCCGTTCAGCAGCTCGAAAAAGTTGCCGGATACCGTAATCTGGTTTACCGGCCTTACGATTTCACCGTGCTCAACCAAATAACCTATAGCCGCCAGGGAAAAGCTCCCCGAAGTCGCATTCGTTCCGGCATGCAGGCCCTGAAGCTCCACAATCAGAATTCCCCGCTCCGTGCCGCGG
This region of Paenibacillus sp. URB8-2 genomic DNA includes:
- a CDS encoding AraC family transcriptional regulator, giving the protein MDLLKSMNGALRYIEENIAGDIDFKEAARAACCSDFHFRRMFSFLAGITLSEYIRRRRLTLAAFELQGSSVKVIDIAVKYGYSSPDAFARAFQKLHGITPSEARNNGHSLKSYPPMTFQLTVKGGKEMNYRMEEKEAFRIVGIKKRVPIRFDGVNPEIAAMWESLDSETIHQLKSLSNVEPRGLLSASVNFSEGRMEEKGELDHYIGAASTEECPAGLTKLEVPALTWAVFEAVGPFPGTLQNIWGRIYSEWFPSANYEQVEGPEMLWNESKDVTSPTFKSEIWIPVMKKQGTQSY